In Haloarcula salinisoli, one genomic interval encodes:
- a CDS encoding GNAT family N-acetyltransferase: protein MELSTPSTALADRLTDMWVDLARDQRSYGSHLLGPENRAVIRETVVQRIVAEDLLVARREESVVGFVMFTVEHGRYEQDVTPGLVENLYVAPAARREGIGSALLRAAEDRLVADGATTVQLEAMADNEAARQFYAAHGYTPHRLTLEKSTENDTA, encoded by the coding sequence GTGGAGCTATCGACCCCGTCGACCGCGCTTGCCGACCGACTCACCGATATGTGGGTCGATCTGGCACGGGACCAGCGGTCGTACGGGTCACACCTTCTGGGCCCGGAGAACCGGGCCGTCATCCGCGAGACAGTCGTCCAGCGCATCGTCGCGGAGGACCTCCTGGTGGCCCGTCGCGAAGAGAGCGTCGTCGGCTTCGTCATGTTCACCGTAGAGCACGGTCGGTACGAACAGGACGTCACGCCGGGACTCGTCGAGAACCTCTACGTGGCGCCGGCTGCTCGTCGGGAGGGTATCGGAAGCGCGCTGCTCCGGGCCGCCGAGGACCGACTGGTCGCCGACGGCGCGACGACAGTCCAGCTGGAGGCGATGGCCGACAACGAGGCCGCCCGCCAGTTCTACGCCGCCCACGGCTACACCCCCCATCGGTTGACACTCGAAAAGTCGACGGAAAACGACACCGCTTAA
- a CDS encoding ATP-binding protein — MMDGGDRVTSALDALYLVRRRLMHAEAEVETCDVAVSAVPDVFDVPFDGLWLYDSELLLPQGERGVLSIASEDADAVSQDERQVARVLSANIESALAIVKRIVEAHGWGMRAGDSVDRGARFGIFGQTRSVTPFQTESQR, encoded by the coding sequence GTGATGGATGGTGGGGACCGCGTAACGTCGGCACTCGACGCGCTCTACCTGGTCAGGCGACGGCTCATGCACGCCGAGGCGGAAGTGGAAACCTGTGACGTGGCCGTCAGTGCGGTGCCCGACGTGTTCGACGTGCCTTTTGACGGGCTCTGGCTGTACGACAGCGAGTTACTCCTGCCCCAGGGCGAACGAGGCGTCCTGAGTATCGCCTCCGAAGACGCCGACGCCGTCTCCCAGGACGAACGCCAGGTCGCACGCGTCCTGTCGGCGAACATCGAATCGGCCCTCGCTATCGTCAAGCGCATCGTCGAGGCCCACGGCTGGGGGATGCGCGCCGGCGACAGCGTGGACCGTGGCGCCCGCTTCGGTATTTTCGGCCAGACCAGGTCGGTAACGCCGTTCCAGACGGAGTCACAGCGATGA
- a CDS encoding universal stress protein has protein sequence MYDAVLLPTDGSEGTRAAVEHAIDHANRYDAALHVLYVVDARIGGARETTPEIVFAELEEQGRQAIEGVQSQARGADVGTIEGVVARGDPHQAILDYVTAEDIDLVVMGTHGRTGLDHYLIGSVTEKVVRLSDVPVLTVPLPDP, from the coding sequence ATGTATGATGCAGTGCTGCTCCCGACGGACGGCAGTGAGGGAACACGGGCCGCGGTCGAACACGCCATCGACCACGCCAATCGCTACGACGCCGCGTTGCATGTCCTCTACGTGGTCGACGCGCGAATCGGTGGGGCCCGCGAGACGACACCCGAAATCGTCTTCGCGGAGCTCGAAGAACAGGGTCGTCAGGCGATAGAGGGTGTGCAATCACAGGCCAGGGGGGCCGACGTCGGCACTATCGAGGGCGTCGTCGCCCGCGGCGACCCTCACCAGGCGATTCTCGACTACGTGACGGCGGAGGATATCGACCTCGTGGTGATGGGCACCCACGGTCGAACGGGACTGGACCACTATCTCATCGGTAGTGTGACCGAGAAAGTCGTCCGACTGTCGGACGTGCCGGTCCTCACTGTTCCGCTGCCGGACCCCTGA
- a CDS encoding cupin domain-containing protein, producing MEFDLLSEFDAVPDVGAVDSGELAVTDDVLVKAFALGPEASIEPHEHTDATNVFHVLRGTVRVERDDETATVSAPGVVLNERGQLHGAHNDTDEVAVLTASLCPLPGQ from the coding sequence ATGGAGTTCGACCTGCTCTCCGAGTTCGACGCGGTACCCGACGTCGGTGCCGTCGACAGCGGCGAACTGGCAGTGACCGACGACGTGCTGGTGAAGGCGTTCGCACTCGGGCCCGAGGCCAGTATCGAACCGCACGAACACACTGATGCCACGAACGTCTTTCACGTGCTCCGGGGGACCGTGCGGGTAGAGCGCGACGACGAGACGGCGACCGTCTCGGCGCCTGGCGTCGTGCTCAACGAGCGGGGCCAGCTCCACGGCGCCCACAACGACACCGACGAGGTAGCCGTGCTGACGGCGAGTCTCTGCCCGCTGCCGGGCCAGTAA
- a CDS encoding heavy metal translocating P-type ATPase — protein MTTDEPDGGPETGGETTDRGDSGVSQFDVPEMDCPSCAGKVESSVETLEGVEAIDPQVTTGTLTVTYDEDATDPAAIAERIRSAGYAVAEPTETLRLSVPDMDCASCAGKVESALSTVEGLESFETQPTTGTVVLTRSGAEPTDDEIVAAIERAGYDVEDTTGTTDAGTDEELWTSPRALKTWASGVVLAIGLVLEFVLPGANAQVGTVLGSALHVADLLFLVAVAVGGQAILRNGYYSARNLNLDIDLLMSIAILGALTASLAFGEALYFEAATLAVLFSIAELLERYSMDRARDSLEELMDLSPEEATVRRDDQELTVPVDTVDVGERVVVRPGEKIPLDGDVIDGESAVNQAPITGESVPVDKTVGDEVYAGTINEEGYLELQVTSVSGDNTLSRIVEMVEDAQSNKTEREQFVERFSAYYTPVVVAFAVLVTLASPVVLGTTLSTAVVYGLTLLVLACPCAFVISTPVSVVSGITSAAKNGVLIKGGNHLEAMGEVDVVAFDKTGTLTKGELTVTDVIALNGNSEDDVLRCARGLEARSEHPIGEAIVAEAGEGGERDIDDFESITGKGVRAELGGIPHFAGKPGLFEELDFDLSHVHATTDGGLVTKTAQQLCERNNCLDLLDETVPELQSEGKTVVLVGTEDELEGVIAVADGVRPEARAAVERLRELGIEKTVMLTGDNERTAAAIADQVGVDDYAAELLPDEKVAHVEALDGETDGGVAMVGDGINDAPALATATVGVAMGAAGTDTALETADVALLSDDLSKLPYLYDLSGRANGVIRQNVWASLGVKAALAVAVPFGYVPIWLAVLAGDAGMTTAVTGNAMRLSSVRADPLDAESE, from the coding sequence ATGACGACCGACGAACCCGACGGCGGGCCGGAAACAGGGGGCGAGACGACGGACCGAGGTGACAGCGGGGTCAGCCAGTTCGACGTCCCCGAGATGGACTGTCCCTCCTGTGCTGGCAAGGTCGAGTCGAGCGTCGAGACGCTCGAGGGGGTCGAGGCAATCGACCCGCAGGTGACGACCGGCACCCTGACCGTGACCTACGACGAGGACGCGACCGACCCGGCGGCGATAGCCGAGCGAATTCGGTCGGCCGGCTACGCCGTTGCGGAGCCGACGGAGACGCTCCGGCTCTCCGTGCCCGACATGGACTGTGCGTCCTGTGCGGGCAAGGTCGAATCCGCGCTGTCGACCGTCGAGGGTCTCGAGAGTTTCGAGACCCAGCCCACGACCGGAACGGTCGTCCTGACACGGAGCGGTGCCGAACCGACGGACGACGAAATCGTCGCCGCGATAGAGCGCGCGGGCTACGACGTCGAAGACACCACTGGCACCACCGACGCGGGGACCGACGAAGAACTCTGGACCAGCCCGCGGGCGCTCAAGACGTGGGCCAGCGGGGTCGTGCTGGCTATCGGGCTGGTCCTGGAGTTCGTGCTCCCCGGTGCGAACGCACAGGTCGGGACGGTGCTTGGCAGTGCCCTGCACGTCGCGGACCTGCTCTTCCTCGTCGCCGTCGCCGTCGGCGGACAGGCTATCCTGCGTAACGGCTACTACTCGGCGCGCAACCTGAACCTCGACATCGACCTGTTGATGTCCATCGCCATCCTCGGGGCGTTGACGGCCAGTCTGGCCTTCGGCGAAGCGCTGTACTTCGAGGCCGCGACGCTCGCGGTCCTGTTTAGTATCGCCGAGCTGCTGGAGCGGTATTCGATGGACCGCGCCCGGGATTCACTGGAAGAGCTGATGGACCTCTCGCCCGAGGAAGCGACGGTCCGGCGCGATGACCAGGAACTGACGGTCCCGGTCGATACCGTCGACGTGGGCGAGCGCGTCGTCGTCAGGCCCGGTGAGAAGATTCCGCTGGACGGCGACGTCATCGACGGCGAGAGCGCCGTCAATCAGGCGCCCATCACCGGCGAAAGCGTCCCCGTCGACAAGACCGTCGGCGACGAGGTGTACGCGGGGACAATCAACGAGGAGGGGTACCTCGAACTCCAGGTTACCTCGGTCTCGGGCGACAACACGCTCTCGCGCATCGTCGAGATGGTCGAGGACGCCCAGTCGAACAAGACCGAGCGCGAGCAGTTCGTCGAGCGGTTCTCGGCGTACTACACGCCCGTCGTCGTCGCTTTCGCCGTCCTCGTGACCCTCGCCAGCCCGGTCGTCCTCGGGACGACCCTCTCGACGGCGGTCGTCTACGGGCTGACGCTACTGGTGCTTGCCTGTCCCTGTGCCTTCGTCATCTCGACGCCCGTCTCGGTCGTCTCGGGCATCACGAGCGCCGCGAAGAACGGCGTGCTCATCAAGGGTGGCAACCACCTCGAAGCGATGGGCGAGGTCGACGTGGTCGCCTTCGACAAGACCGGGACGCTCACGAAGGGCGAACTCACCGTCACCGACGTCATCGCGCTGAACGGGAACAGCGAGGACGACGTCCTGCGCTGTGCCCGCGGGCTGGAGGCCCGGAGCGAACACCCCATCGGCGAGGCCATCGTCGCCGAGGCCGGCGAGGGCGGTGAGCGCGATATCGACGACTTCGAGAGCATCACCGGCAAAGGCGTCCGGGCGGAACTGGGCGGAATCCCGCATTTCGCCGGTAAGCCGGGGCTCTTCGAGGAACTCGATTTCGATCTCTCGCACGTCCACGCGACGACCGACGGGGGGCTGGTCACGAAGACCGCCCAGCAGCTCTGTGAGCGCAACAACTGCCTGGACCTGCTCGACGAGACAGTCCCGGAGCTACAGTCCGAGGGAAAGACGGTCGTCCTGGTCGGGACCGAGGACGAACTGGAGGGAGTCATCGCCGTAGCCGACGGGGTTCGCCCCGAGGCTCGCGCGGCGGTCGAACGACTCAGAGAATTGGGTATCGAGAAGACAGTGATGCTCACCGGCGACAACGAGCGCACCGCCGCCGCCATCGCCGATCAGGTCGGCGTCGACGACTACGCGGCGGAACTGCTGCCCGACGAGAAGGTGGCCCACGTCGAAGCCCTCGACGGCGAGACCGACGGCGGGGTCGCCATGGTCGGGGACGGCATCAACGACGCGCCGGCACTGGCGACGGCGACAGTCGGCGTTGCGATGGGCGCGGCCGGCACCGACACCGCGCTGGAGACGGCAGACGTCGCTCTGCTCTCGGACGACCTCTCGAAGCTCCCGTACCTCTATGACCTCTCCGGGCGGGCCAACGGCGTCATCCGCCAGAACGTCTGGGCGAGCCTGGGCGTGAAAGCAGCTCTGGCCGTCGCCGTCCCCTTCGGCTACGTCCCGATCTGGCTGGCGGTGCTTGCGGGCGACGCCGGGATGACGACGGCCGTCACCGGGAACGCGATGCGACTCTCCAGCGTTCGTGCGGACCCTCTCGACGCCGAGTCGGAGTGA